In Thermococcus camini, a genomic segment contains:
- a CDS encoding signal peptidase I, with translation MEDGWKKDIAWVLIAVIAVFIFQFGLKVALHTDSPLVIVVSGSMEPVFYRGDVVLLEGISEENIDDVHINDVIVYKRPGYEYPIIHRVRGISEVNLGGKTEKCFLTWGDNNWAPDPEYPTPYGMVPCVPAYAVEDKALLVLPKIGLIPLEIRESLGLG, from the coding sequence ATGGAGGACGGGTGGAAAAAGGATATAGCATGGGTGCTGATAGCGGTTATAGCTGTCTTCATCTTCCAGTTCGGCCTTAAGGTTGCGCTTCACACCGACTCTCCCCTCGTCATAGTCGTCAGCGGCTCGATGGAGCCAGTCTTCTACCGCGGGGACGTCGTCCTGCTGGAGGGCATAAGCGAGGAGAACATCGACGATGTTCACATCAATGATGTCATCGTCTACAAGCGTCCCGGCTACGAGTATCCCATCATCCACCGCGTCAGGGGGATAAGCGAGGTGAACCTCGGCGGCAAGACCGAGAAGTGCTTCCTTACCTGGGGCGACAACAACTGGGCCCCCGACCCCGAATACCCGACCCCCTACGGGATGGTGCCGTGCGTCCCGGCCTACGCCGTCGAGGACAAAGCTTTGCTGGTGCTCCCGAAGATAGGCCTCATCCCCCTTGAAATCAGGGAAAGCCTGGGCCTGGGATGA
- a CDS encoding DUF531 domain-containing protein encodes MLTIALYNTYDPKRLHEAHLRAIARAGPIAYAYGFHLALVGFPFEGRPIDVAEEISGHTTIGEGGRYLMELAEGNRFHLLNFPRRGFPPQFGTPVATTRKPSDEKELTPIELAERALRGESFLLLVGLGRHGLPKEIFKTARYHMDITGKRVSLETCTAIGAIPARISTLMEALRWRTGGKRI; translated from the coding sequence ATGCTGACGATAGCCCTGTACAACACCTACGACCCCAAGAGGCTCCATGAGGCCCACCTGCGCGCCATAGCCCGAGCGGGGCCTATAGCTTATGCCTACGGCTTCCACCTGGCCCTGGTGGGCTTTCCCTTCGAGGGCAGACCGATCGATGTGGCGGAGGAGATAAGCGGCCACACAACGATAGGCGAGGGCGGCAGGTACCTCATGGAACTGGCGGAGGGGAACCGCTTCCACCTTCTGAACTTTCCCAGGCGGGGTTTTCCGCCGCAGTTCGGAACACCCGTTGCCACCACTCGAAAGCCAAGCGATGAGAAAGAACTAACGCCCATTGAGCTAGCCGAACGTGCCCTCCGTGGTGAGAGCTTTCTCCTCCTGGTGGGCCTCGGGCGGCACGGCCTTCCAAAGGAAATCTTTAAGACCGCCCGCTATCACATGGACATAACTGGAAAAAGGGTGAGCCTCGAAACGTGCACCGCCATCGGTGCCATTCCCGCGAGGATAAGCACCCTCATGGAGGCTCTGAGATGGAGGACGGGTGGAAAAAGGATATAG
- a CDS encoding dipeptidase, producing the protein MIFDAHSDLPTLIHDERLNGRSLVLERNSERFFGPWVRARVMAIWTRPERRRDATAYGFEVLNSLLKDIGESERFELVTTVDEMKNAIGNGKVALWLSLEGGEPIGESLDLLEVFHRLGLRVLTLTWSLRNAIADGVFERTGGGLTNFGVEVVGKAEELGIVIDLSHINETGFWDALDVTSFPVIASHSNARALCDHPRNLTDEQIKAIAERDGVIGAVAIPSFVHREKPTLERYVEHIAYMADLAGYRHVGLGFDFVYYLPGWSGRSVEGFEDESKIPHLVERLSETFSEREVEAITFKNFERVFERVVG; encoded by the coding sequence ATGATATTCGACGCCCACTCAGACCTGCCAACGCTCATACACGACGAGAGACTGAACGGAAGGAGCCTCGTGCTGGAGAGGAACTCCGAGAGGTTCTTCGGTCCCTGGGTTAGGGCCAGGGTCATGGCCATCTGGACGCGGCCGGAGAGAAGGAGAGACGCAACGGCCTACGGTTTTGAGGTCCTGAACTCCCTGCTGAAGGACATCGGGGAGAGCGAGCGCTTTGAGCTGGTCACAACCGTCGATGAGATGAAAAATGCCATCGGAAACGGAAAGGTCGCCCTGTGGCTCAGCCTTGAGGGCGGGGAGCCGATAGGGGAGAGCCTCGACCTCCTCGAGGTCTTCCACCGCCTCGGCCTCAGAGTTTTGACGCTCACCTGGAGCCTGAGAAACGCCATAGCTGACGGGGTCTTTGAGAGAACCGGCGGCGGATTGACGAATTTCGGCGTTGAAGTCGTTGGAAAGGCCGAGGAGCTGGGAATTGTGATAGACCTGAGCCACATAAACGAGACCGGTTTCTGGGACGCCCTTGATGTGACTTCGTTCCCGGTTATAGCGTCCCACTCCAACGCGAGAGCCCTTTGCGACCACCCCAGAAACCTCACGGACGAGCAGATAAAGGCTATAGCGGAGCGCGATGGCGTCATTGGAGCGGTTGCCATTCCAAGCTTCGTCCACAGAGAAAAGCCGACGTTGGAGCGGTACGTGGAGCACATAGCGTACATGGCAGATTTAGCCGGCTACCGGCACGTCGGCCTCGGCTTCGACTTCGTCTACTACCTCCCAGGCTGGAGCGGAAGGAGCGTTGAAGGCTTCGAGGACGAGTCGAAGATACCCCACTTGGTGGAGAGGCTGTCTGAAACCTTCAGCGAGAGGGAAGTCGAGGCAATAACCTTCAAGAACTTCGAGCGCGTTTTTGAGAGGGTCGTGGGTTAG
- a CDS encoding class I SAM-dependent methyltransferase has translation MEELYFLTARDARRLLFAKGGAKLNLDLRKTNRTLEVKLEGDEFIFPDGTRVGRDVIERIARDEGSVYFVGGGGVYKAAIAGEGFYKLVPTIPPTIEINGIRMHRTKEVNPLQDTRNKVNAVKPREGETVLDTCMGLGYTAIEASKRGAYVITIEKDPNVIELARINPWSRELFTGGKIQVIQGDAFEVVKKFNDESFDVVIHDPPRFSLAGQLYSEVFYRELFRVLKPGGRLFHYVGNPGKKYRRKDLQKGVMERLRKAGFVGVRRVEEALGVVARKVEKS, from the coding sequence ATGGAGGAACTCTACTTTCTGACAGCGAGAGACGCGAGAAGACTGCTCTTCGCGAAGGGAGGGGCGAAGCTCAACCTCGACCTTAGAAAAACCAACAGGACGTTGGAGGTAAAGCTGGAAGGAGACGAGTTCATCTTTCCCGACGGAACGCGGGTTGGGAGGGACGTCATAGAGAGAATCGCAAGGGACGAGGGAAGCGTTTACTTCGTGGGAGGGGGTGGGGTTTACAAAGCCGCCATCGCCGGGGAGGGCTTCTACAAGCTCGTGCCGACGATTCCGCCGACGATTGAGATAAACGGCATCAGAATGCACAGGACGAAGGAAGTGAACCCCCTCCAGGACACGAGGAACAAGGTGAACGCGGTGAAGCCGAGGGAGGGCGAAACGGTCTTAGATACCTGCATGGGACTCGGCTACACGGCGATAGAAGCCTCAAAGAGAGGGGCATACGTCATAACCATCGAGAAAGACCCGAACGTGATTGAGCTTGCCAGGATAAATCCCTGGAGCAGGGAGCTCTTCACCGGCGGTAAAATTCAGGTGATTCAGGGAGACGCCTTCGAGGTCGTGAAGAAGTTCAACGATGAGAGCTTCGATGTGGTTATCCACGACCCGCCGCGCTTTTCTTTAGCTGGACAGCTCTACTCGGAGGTGTTCTACCGCGAGCTGTTCAGGGTCCTTAAACCCGGAGGAAGGCTCTTCCACTACGTTGGAAACCCTGGAAAGAAATACCGGAGGAAAGACCTCCAGAAAGGTGTCATGGAGAGGTTAAGAAAAGCGGGCTTCGTCGGGGTTAGAAGGGTGGAGGAAGCGCTGGGAGTTGTCGCGAGGAAAGTGGAGAAATCATAA
- a CDS encoding AAA family ATPase — protein MLFDVRPKTSIRELFGRKAEYLVFRDALKRGRNFILITGPRRIGKTSFLYASLNELVGDGVPHIVIDTRAATSLNSRYPHRVIAEGVYKALLGRSVVGSVLSKVKGLKLGPLELDLGDKPDLVEVFSLLNRAGSPVVVAFDEAQYLRFSNEDLTRFFAWVLDALQNVVLVFTGSQVGILESFLRLYDGSSPLFGRYEVRIRLPRFNPSESLEFLERGFEEAGRNPNDEELLSTIRTLDGIPGWLVHYGASRIDGLTHEEAIERVLEKAMAYVMSEFRELSRLSPRYELVMKAVAGLSEGIGSARLEDIRETVSVDDRSLRNYINRLIDYGFLEPAGHGKYRIPDPVMYRVFKRL, from the coding sequence ATGTTGTTTGATGTCCGTCCAAAGACATCAATCCGCGAGCTCTTTGGAAGAAAGGCTGAGTACCTCGTCTTTAGGGATGCCCTGAAGAGGGGGAGGAATTTCATTCTCATCACCGGCCCGAGGAGGATCGGCAAGACGAGCTTTCTCTACGCTTCTCTCAACGAGCTGGTCGGGGATGGGGTTCCCCATATCGTCATAGACACGCGGGCGGCGACTTCACTGAACTCAAGATATCCCCATAGGGTAATCGCAGAGGGAGTTTACAAGGCCCTGCTCGGAAGGAGCGTGGTCGGTAGTGTGCTCTCGAAGGTTAAGGGACTGAAGCTCGGCCCACTTGAGCTCGACCTCGGTGATAAACCTGACCTCGTTGAAGTATTTTCCCTCCTAAACCGGGCGGGAAGTCCGGTTGTGGTTGCCTTCGATGAGGCCCAGTACCTAAGATTTTCAAACGAAGACCTCACGAGGTTCTTTGCATGGGTTCTCGACGCCCTTCAGAACGTTGTTCTCGTTTTCACGGGCTCTCAGGTGGGGATTCTTGAGAGCTTCCTGAGGCTCTACGACGGGTCTTCCCCGCTGTTCGGCAGGTATGAAGTGAGGATTCGTCTCCCCCGGTTCAACCCCTCGGAGAGTCTTGAGTTTCTTGAGAGGGGATTTGAGGAAGCCGGCAGAAACCCCAACGACGAAGAACTGTTATCAACAATAAGAACCCTCGACGGTATTCCTGGCTGGCTTGTCCACTACGGCGCCTCAAGGATTGACGGCTTAACTCATGAGGAGGCAATCGAGAGGGTTCTGGAAAAGGCCATGGCCTACGTTATGTCCGAGTTCAGGGAGCTTTCCAGGCTCTCCCCCAGGTACGAGCTCGTGATGAAAGCGGTTGCAGGGCTAAGCGAGGGGATTGGCAGTGCAAGGCTTGAGGATATTAGGGAAACCGTGAGCGTGGATGACAGGTCCCTGAGGAACTACATCAACAGGCTGATTGACTACGGCTTCCTTGAACCGGCAGGTCATGGGAAGTACAGGATTCCTGACCCTGTCATGTACCGCGTTTTCAAGAGGTTATGA
- a CDS encoding metal-dependent hydrolase, protein MRGFTHYISGLAAATFFGALVGDLRLGILIPVIAAAAAYFPDFVDFKFGKFLARRDYEIDPAPWDEKKHYAPKLVKISELSTENRYQFFAVEGTVEEILARGSGKVSYKVLREDGSEETVTESYNSIVFTLDDGTGKITVEAFGDDYEFFEEEFGKIEEGKEMLVFGYIDLEEDGSLKLVVSDAPHPQGIADTIAKAIEEAYSEGERIVKIHNIRLPGDVYRRFMVHLDPPKREVRVEMGPIVTPGGVAIGGDVPEYRKYGIAKVSVPFIKTYPKPTRIDSFSGPEIAFRKAEFRGKTVVKDRFLPWHHGFSHSLTMGMIIGLAVFAFFKLIGYSHATELALASMLGQWLHVFEDQLGFMGSNLLPPLTKDVVPGFKLGESGSGLTNFSTAWLMIAFMIWNFNRFTEPRAIPISDAKLLLLLAWPSIIGFGIAIAKSFRLRKEISELMDYYTNLEAFEEMEEVGGI, encoded by the coding sequence ATGAGGGGATTCACCCACTACATCTCCGGTTTGGCCGCGGCGACCTTCTTTGGAGCGCTCGTCGGTGATCTAAGGCTGGGCATACTCATTCCGGTCATAGCGGCCGCTGCCGCTTACTTCCCCGACTTCGTGGACTTCAAGTTCGGAAAGTTCCTGGCTAGAAGGGACTACGAGATTGATCCAGCTCCCTGGGACGAGAAGAAGCACTACGCGCCGAAGCTCGTCAAAATCAGCGAGCTGAGCACGGAAAACCGCTACCAGTTCTTTGCCGTTGAGGGAACGGTGGAGGAGATACTGGCGAGAGGCTCCGGGAAGGTCTCCTACAAAGTTCTCCGCGAGGACGGGAGCGAGGAGACGGTAACGGAGAGCTACAACAGCATAGTCTTCACACTCGACGACGGAACCGGAAAGATAACCGTTGAGGCCTTCGGCGACGACTACGAGTTCTTCGAGGAGGAGTTCGGAAAAATCGAAGAAGGAAAGGAGATGCTCGTCTTCGGTTACATCGACCTCGAGGAGGACGGCTCGCTCAAGCTCGTCGTCAGCGACGCTCCCCACCCTCAGGGCATAGCGGACACCATAGCGAAGGCCATCGAAGAAGCATACAGCGAGGGCGAGAGGATAGTCAAGATACACAACATCCGCCTTCCCGGCGACGTTTACAGGCGCTTCATGGTTCACCTAGACCCGCCCAAGCGGGAGGTCAGGGTGGAAATGGGCCCGATAGTAACGCCAGGAGGGGTCGCGATAGGCGGCGACGTCCCCGAGTACAGGAAGTACGGGATAGCGAAAGTGAGTGTGCCCTTCATCAAGACCTACCCCAAGCCCACTAGGATAGACTCCTTCTCCGGCCCGGAGATAGCCTTCAGAAAAGCGGAGTTCAGGGGAAAAACCGTCGTCAAGGATCGCTTTTTGCCCTGGCACCACGGCTTCAGCCACTCCCTCACGATGGGCATGATAATAGGCCTGGCCGTTTTCGCTTTCTTCAAGCTGATTGGCTACAGCCATGCCACCGAGCTGGCTTTGGCTTCGATGCTCGGCCAGTGGCTCCACGTCTTCGAGGACCAGCTCGGCTTCATGGGAAGCAACCTGCTCCCGCCCCTCACGAAGGACGTCGTTCCTGGCTTCAAGCTCGGAGAAAGCGGCAGTGGGCTTACCAACTTCTCGACGGCCTGGCTGATGATAGCCTTCATGATATGGAACTTCAACCGCTTCACTGAGCCAAGGGCTATACCGATAAGCGACGCCAAGCTGCTGCTCCTCCTGGCCTGGCCGTCGATAATAGGCTTTGGAATAGCGATAGCCAAGAGCTTCAGGCTTAGAAAGGAAATCTCTGAGCTCATGGACTACTACACGAACCTGGAAGCCTTTGAGGAGATGGAAGAAGTTGGAGGGATTTAA
- a CDS encoding tripartite tricarboxylate transporter permease translates to MLPLSDLLIWSLAGVLFGSLISWIPGFHIFNIMALLVAVFGVGELMPVRAFPFFAIGAIVAYAYVSAISSVYFSVADESAVFLLFPTQRYLLLGRGHEAVLLYLIGAVAGTLFLVLGLLFIFPKVLPPIYQATSPYITYFLVAIVVFMFMSEWPKEGDRGRTPGERLWLAWRQILGGIFVFFLSGILGFIVMNTNLLPTTSAYTRLTPMFIGFFGMSWVILNILSNPPMLEQKPDDRVESSLYNTLKASFGGALGGTIAAVYPIITGGMGALVAGHMTSQRGDDAFIISQGVNRVIYYVGAFTLLFLPNLRLTRGAAAWLVSSIYTPKSYSEYLAAIGVILLSAGISFLFTYYLSRFIARSFNVVHIKKLSYVVAVTLVVISYLLTGLMGLAVLFVSTAIGMMAAAFNTRRSYCLGGLILPVLISMTGHTGYFMSLLGLG, encoded by the coding sequence ATGCTTCCCCTTTCAGACCTTTTAATCTGGTCCCTCGCGGGTGTGCTCTTTGGCTCCCTCATATCCTGGATTCCGGGCTTCCACATATTCAACATAATGGCCCTACTCGTTGCAGTCTTCGGCGTCGGCGAGCTGATGCCGGTCAGGGCCTTCCCATTCTTCGCGATAGGTGCGATAGTTGCCTACGCCTACGTGAGTGCCATTTCCAGTGTCTACTTCAGCGTTGCCGACGAGAGCGCCGTCTTCCTCCTATTCCCCACACAGCGCTACCTTCTCCTTGGTAGAGGCCACGAAGCTGTGCTCCTCTACCTCATCGGAGCGGTAGCGGGAACGCTCTTCCTCGTGCTCGGCCTGCTCTTCATCTTTCCGAAGGTTCTCCCGCCAATCTACCAGGCAACCAGCCCCTACATCACCTACTTCCTCGTCGCCATAGTGGTCTTCATGTTCATGAGCGAGTGGCCCAAGGAAGGTGATAGAGGAAGAACTCCGGGGGAGAGGCTCTGGCTGGCCTGGAGGCAGATACTCGGCGGGATATTCGTCTTCTTCCTCTCGGGAATACTGGGCTTCATAGTCATGAACACCAACCTGCTTCCCACAACCAGCGCATACACCCGCTTAACTCCGATGTTCATAGGCTTCTTCGGAATGTCCTGGGTGATACTCAACATCCTCTCCAACCCGCCCATGCTGGAGCAAAAGCCAGATGACAGGGTCGAGAGCAGCCTCTACAACACCCTCAAGGCCAGCTTTGGAGGTGCCCTCGGTGGAACCATAGCGGCGGTCTATCCAATAATCACCGGCGGAATGGGCGCGCTCGTTGCGGGTCACATGACGAGCCAGCGCGGGGACGATGCGTTCATCATAAGCCAGGGTGTGAACAGGGTCATCTACTACGTGGGAGCTTTTACACTGCTCTTCCTGCCCAACCTGAGGCTCACGAGGGGAGCGGCTGCCTGGCTCGTCAGCTCAATCTACACCCCCAAGAGCTACTCCGAGTACCTCGCCGCCATAGGGGTTATTCTGCTCAGCGCGGGGATAAGCTTCCTCTTCACCTACTACCTCTCCAGGTTCATAGCCAGGAGCTTCAACGTCGTCCACATCAAGAAGCTCTCCTACGTGGTGGCGGTGACGCTGGTGGTGATAAGCTACCTCCTCACCGGACTGATGGGACTGGCGGTGCTCTTCGTCTCAACTGCCATAGGAATGATGGCGGCTGCCTTCAACACCAGGAGGAGCTACTGCCTCGGCGGACTTATCCTGCCCGTGCTCATCAGCATGACGGGCCACACGGGCTACTTCATGTCCCTGCTCGGACTGGGGTGA